The bacterium genome includes a window with the following:
- the mobF gene encoding MobF family relaxase — MLSNHDGGNLGAGGKNAVGMERYYHDTTIADRESLRMGSIPEGMSAGITYAFGPHAPADLKDGMRLTRQDVVDLLRGEWRGRSVQNAHVETRFMGWDMTFSDIKGLSLVLAMADPPTRAVLDEIRREAALKVLRDVAVPEMYSRAGHGGYEHIPVSVPVVIYEQHLSRASDPQTHLHCIVPSFGWGADGRAHTVEFHEVYKSKLAIGQAYRVEVARLVEERLGLRVYRDEQGELHVKGVSRELEALFSKRRGQRDAELQKRLGPDAWTEASAAQKMAATVASRPKHDREYREDWAQQAREGGLQADWDLAVKAVAAGLQANRDTQRLSSEERQRALDRAVDEARVTVTMGGVSTVTGKEAAGSAVVEQRQLLAETAARAIGTGASLDEVCQAVDRAMERRQVVVHAAGETPLSAKVTTPEMKALEQRLRSHWRELLDSPGHGVSPEHVQQAIREWETANPGKTLSPEQVAAVTAMTADRGAGLVEGLAGTGKTEALAVVRRAYELARYRVIGESYSGAAASELQKSAGIASRTTALAEVHGRRLDAKTVVVMDEAARATSPQLARLAADVKEVGAKVILVGDPRQLQPIGPGTAFPHLARDVHDRAPEASATIQEIRRQEKAVPEVREVAELAARGQAGEALLKADAHGMVSVHEATDDMRQAVARELADKIAEGKRAMGITATRDDARALNEAVHKELQQRGLVSKEERQYTASDSRSVTLAEGSRAAFTRNDYELGVRNGWRGEVVGIARQTGTVTVKLDDHVCTNRAGETMNTAVPEVRSDGSMRVHYRDAERYVSVPAEQVSRSLSLDYARTADRAQGITVDHAAVAAHADSNRFDRQWGAVAFTRQRETISVHVSTEGMERPEQRQATYEGPHWPRERQDERRQEQAGTNPLREAREERAQAKEAVQEAGQTWHEKGEELRQARQDLCDARAVGDGRAVAAARDAVREAREQERAAHADYRDAKQHHREARDTARDAWAEAKSAAGGQGKERSERAVPEPRWVSPEVQAEVVQAAAKQLHRDRPGQSTLDHTAGRDGQERRLERPVKRPERRHERPDRGYEQHQDYGLSR, encoded by the coding sequence TTGCTGTCCAATCACGATGGCGGCAACCTGGGCGCGGGCGGTAAGAACGCTGTGGGCATGGAGCGATATTATCACGACACGACGATCGCGGATCGCGAGAGCCTGCGTATGGGGTCGATTCCGGAGGGAATGAGCGCGGGGATCACCTACGCGTTCGGGCCCCACGCTCCTGCCGATCTCAAAGACGGCATGCGGCTCACGCGTCAGGACGTCGTCGATTTGCTACGCGGCGAATGGCGCGGGCGGTCCGTCCAAAACGCGCACGTTGAAACCAGGTTCATGGGCTGGGACATGACGTTCTCGGACATCAAAGGGCTATCTCTGGTGCTGGCCATGGCCGATCCGCCGACCCGTGCCGTGCTCGACGAGATCCGCCGGGAGGCGGCGCTCAAGGTGCTGCGTGATGTGGCGGTTCCGGAAATGTATAGCCGCGCCGGGCATGGTGGCTACGAGCATATCCCGGTGTCGGTGCCGGTGGTGATCTACGAACAGCACTTATCTCGTGCGTCTGATCCGCAGACACATCTGCACTGCATCGTGCCGTCGTTCGGTTGGGGGGCCGACGGCCGCGCGCACACGGTCGAGTTTCACGAGGTGTACAAGAGCAAACTCGCGATCGGCCAGGCGTACCGCGTGGAGGTCGCGCGGCTCGTGGAAGAGCGCCTGGGGCTCCGCGTATACCGCGATGAGCAAGGTGAGTTGCACGTCAAAGGCGTCTCCAGAGAGTTGGAGGCGCTGTTCAGCAAGCGCCGCGGGCAGCGGGACGCGGAGTTGCAGAAGCGCCTGGGGCCTGACGCCTGGACCGAGGCGTCGGCCGCGCAGAAGATGGCGGCGACCGTCGCGTCCAGGCCGAAGCACGATCGCGAATATCGCGAAGACTGGGCGCAGCAGGCGCGTGAAGGGGGGCTCCAGGCGGACTGGGACCTGGCTGTGAAGGCGGTCGCCGCGGGACTCCAGGCCAACCGTGATACGCAGCGATTATCCTCCGAGGAGCGTCAGCGGGCGCTCGACCGCGCCGTCGACGAGGCGCGCGTGACAGTCACCATGGGCGGGGTCTCCACCGTCACAGGCAAAGAGGCCGCGGGCTCCGCGGTCGTGGAGCAGCGGCAGTTGCTCGCCGAAACCGCCGCGCGCGCGATTGGCACCGGCGCGTCGCTCGATGAGGTCTGCCAGGCCGTGGACCGCGCCATGGAACGCCGCCAGGTGGTGGTGCACGCGGCCGGGGAGACGCCGCTCTCGGCGAAGGTGACGACGCCGGAGATGAAGGCGCTGGAGCAGCGGCTTCGGTCGCACTGGCGAGAGCTCCTGGACAGTCCCGGCCATGGCGTTTCCCCCGAGCACGTCCAGCAGGCGATCCGGGAATGGGAGACCGCGAACCCCGGCAAGACGCTCTCCCCGGAGCAGGTTGCGGCGGTCACGGCCATGACGGCCGACCGCGGAGCTGGGTTGGTCGAAGGGCTCGCTGGGACCGGCAAAACCGAGGCGCTCGCTGTTGTGCGCCGCGCCTACGAGCTCGCCCGGTATCGTGTGATCGGCGAGTCCTACTCGGGCGCCGCAGCGTCGGAGCTCCAAAAGTCCGCGGGGATCGCGAGTCGGACTACGGCGCTCGCCGAGGTCCACGGGCGCCGCCTGGACGCGAAGACCGTGGTGGTGATGGACGAGGCGGCGCGCGCCACGTCGCCGCAGCTTGCGCGGCTTGCCGCTGATGTGAAAGAGGTCGGCGCGAAGGTCATCCTGGTTGGTGATCCTCGCCAGCTCCAGCCGATTGGGCCGGGCACTGCATTTCCTCACCTGGCCCGCGATGTACACGATCGCGCGCCGGAGGCCAGCGCCACGATCCAGGAGATCCGGCGGCAGGAGAAGGCCGTTCCCGAGGTGCGCGAGGTCGCGGAACTGGCCGCTCGCGGGCAGGCTGGCGAGGCCCTGCTGAAGGCCGATGCGCACGGCATGGTGAGCGTCCACGAGGCGACGGACGACATGCGCCAGGCCGTCGCAAGAGAACTGGCGGACAAGATCGCCGAAGGCAAGCGGGCCATGGGGATTACGGCCACCAGAGACGATGCCCGCGCCCTCAACGAGGCCGTTCACAAGGAGCTCCAGCAGCGGGGGCTGGTGAGCAAGGAGGAGCGCCAGTACACCGCGTCCGATAGCCGGTCGGTGACGCTGGCCGAGGGCAGCCGCGCGGCGTTTACGCGGAATGATTACGAACTTGGCGTGCGTAACGGTTGGCGTGGAGAAGTCGTCGGGATCGCCCGGCAGACGGGCACCGTCACCGTGAAACTGGACGATCACGTCTGCACAAACCGCGCCGGCGAGACGATGAATACTGCGGTGCCAGAGGTGCGGTCGGACGGCTCCATGAGGGTGCATTACCGGGACGCCGAGCGCTACGTCTCCGTGCCCGCCGAACAGGTCTCGCGGAGCCTGAGCCTGGATTACGCGCGGACGGCAGATCGGGCGCAAGGGATCACGGTCGACCACGCCGCGGTGGCCGCGCACGCGGACAGCAACCGGTTCGATAGGCAGTGGGGTGCTGTGGCGTTCACGCGCCAACGGGAGACGATCTCTGTCCACGTGTCTACCGAGGGGATGGAGCGTCCGGAGCAGCGGCAAGCGACGTATGAGGGCCCGCATTGGCCACGGGAGCGGCAAGACGAGCGGCGACAAGAGCAGGCCGGTACGAACCCGCTCCGGGAGGCGCGGGAAGAGAGGGCGCAGGCGAAAGAGGCGGTTCAGGAAGCCGGCCAGACGTGGCACGAGAAGGGCGAAGAGCTCAGGCAGGCGCGGCAGGATCTCTGCGACGCCAGAGCCGTCGGTGATGGCCGGGCGGTGGCGGCGGCGAGGGACGCTGTACGGGAGGCGCGTGAGCAAGAGCGTGCCGCACACGCCGACTACCGGGACGCAAAGCAGCACCACCGTGAGGCTCGCGATACCGCTCGCGATGCGTGGGCGGAGGCAAAGTCGGCGGCCGGTGGACAGGGCAAAGAACGGTCGGAGCGCGCTGTCCCGGAGCCGCGGTGGGTGAGCCCGGAGGTGCAGGCCGAGGTCGTCCAGGCCGCGGCGAAGCAGCTTCACCGGGACCGGCCGGGCCAGTCCACACTCGACCATACCGCCGGACGCGACGGCCAGGAGCGCCGTCTGGAGCGTCCCGTCAAGCGCCCGGAGCGCCGGCACGAACGCCCGGATCGCGGGTACGAACAGCACCAGGACTACGGGCTATCGCGATGA